A single region of the Deltaproteobacteria bacterium genome encodes:
- the glmU gene encoding bifunctional UDP-N-acetylglucosamine diphosphorylase/glucosamine-1-phosphate N-acetyltransferase GlmU — protein MKKRHMNLAVVILAAGMGKRMKSAVPKVLHPVLGRPMLSHVLDAVKKLSPDRIVIVVGKGSRDLKSVIGSEGISYAVQDKQLGTGHAANSARSDLAKFRGNILILNGDFPLITSKSLKRFLSRHEKNKSDVSVMTALLDDPAGYGRIVRNKNEGVEEIVEEKDATSEQRKIREINSGTYCVKSAFLWDALSRINSRNKQREYYLTDIIGIASRNKREVSGVVVSDSDEVIGVNDRAQLSRVENIMKERINSRLMRSGVTIIDPASTYISPDVKIGRDSVLYPGTHIYGNTRIGAGSTIGPSVWIEDSELGNGVTVKLSSYISNAVIKNDVTVGPFAHLRPETRIMEGAKIGNFVEIKQSEIGRGSKVPHLSYVGDAVLGKGVNIGAGSITCNYDGFNKHQTVVADDVFIGSDTMLVAPVKVGKGATTGAGSTITKDVPEGALAIGRARQTVIENWSRKPKEKKAKK, from the coding sequence TTGAAAAAAAGACATATGAATCTGGCAGTAGTAATTCTTGCGGCGGGAATGGGTAAAAGGATGAAATCGGCTGTGCCCAAAGTGCTTCATCCCGTTCTCGGTCGTCCTATGCTTAGTCATGTCCTGGATGCGGTTAAAAAACTGTCCCCCGACCGTATCGTAATTGTGGTAGGCAAAGGCTCTCGGGACTTAAAGAGCGTAATCGGCTCTGAGGGCATTTCATATGCCGTTCAGGATAAGCAGCTTGGCACGGGGCATGCGGCTAACAGCGCCCGAAGCGACCTGGCCAAGTTCAGAGGGAATATTTTAATTCTTAACGGCGACTTTCCGCTTATTACCTCAAAATCCCTTAAAAGATTTCTGAGCAGGCACGAAAAGAACAAGTCCGATGTTTCGGTCATGACCGCTCTTCTCGACGACCCTGCCGGTTACGGCAGGATAGTTAGAAATAAGAACGAAGGGGTGGAAGAGATAGTCGAGGAGAAGGACGCCACCTCGGAGCAGAGAAAGATAAGGGAGATAAACTCGGGCACTTATTGCGTTAAGAGCGCTTTTCTCTGGGACGCGCTTTCAAGAATTAATTCAAGGAACAAACAAAGAGAGTATTACCTGACCGATATAATAGGAATCGCCTCCAGGAACAAACGCGAAGTTTCAGGCGTGGTCGTCTCGGACAGCGATGAAGTTATAGGTGTAAACGACAGGGCTCAGCTTTCCCGGGTTGAGAACATAATGAAAGAAAGGATAAACTCCCGCCTGATGCGCTCGGGGGTAACGATTATCGATCCCGCAAGCACGTATATTTCCCCCGACGTCAAGATCGGCCGCGACTCGGTTCTCTATCCGGGTACGCATATATACGGAAACACCAGGATCGGCGCGGGCTCGACAATAGGCCCTTCAGTGTGGATAGAGGATTCCGAGCTGGGAAACGGAGTTACCGTCAAGCTCTCCTCATATATATCGAACGCCGTTATTAAAAACGATGTAACGGTCGGGCCGTTCGCGCACCTGCGTCCGGAAACCCGGATCATGGAGGGAGCGAAGATCGGAAATTTTGTGGAGATAAAACAATCAGAAATCGGCAGAGGGTCCAAAGTTCCCCATTTATCCTACGTGGGGGACGCCGTTCTGGGTAAAGGCGTCAACATAGGCGCGGGATCTATCACCTGTAATTACGACGGATTCAATAAGCATCAAACTGTTGTGGCGGATGATGTTTTCATCGGAAGCGACACGATGCTGGTCGCTCCCGTAAAGGTGGGGAAGGGGGCCACCACAGGGGCGGGCTCTACGATTACGAAAGATGTCCCTGAAGGCGCCCTTGCGATAGGCAGGGCACGGCAGACGGTTATTGAAAACTGGAGTAGAAAGCCGAAGGAGAAGAAGGCGAAAAAGTAA
- a CDS encoding cupin domain-containing protein: MKKSADIKRVDKPWGHELWWAHTDKYVGKILHINKGHSLSYQYHEIKDESIYLRSGEMILEIEEQGGTREEIRLEPGESVRIKPYTRHRMTAVEDCEVFEVSTPHVEDIVRLEDRYGRI, translated from the coding sequence GTGAAAAAAAGCGCAGATATCAAAAGAGTCGACAAGCCCTGGGGGCACGAGTTATGGTGGGCCCATACGGACAAGTATGTGGGAAAAATACTCCATATAAATAAAGGTCATAGCTTGAGCTATCAGTATCACGAGATAAAGGATGAGTCTATTTACCTCAGGAGCGGCGAGATGATTCTGGAGATTGAGGAGCAAGGGGGGACGAGAGAGGAAATAAGGCTTGAGCCCGGCGAGTCCGTGAGGATAAAACCTTATACCAGACATAGAATGACCGCCGTGGAGGACTGTGAGGTGTTTGAGGTGTCCACTCCTCATGTAGAGGACATCGTAAGGTTGGAAGACAGATACGGGAGGATTTGA
- the glmS gene encoding glutamine--fructose-6-phosphate transaminase (isomerizing) yields MCGIVGYVGNRGKTVGVLLEGLTRLEYRGYDSSGIALMESGRPRVYRSTGKLENLKKKLSKHESDGALGIGHTRWATHGDATERNAHPHTSGGTSVVHNGIIENFARLKNELIKKGYEFCSDTDTEIFAHLIEDFSKSGLELEDAVRAALKRVEGSYALAVISERDPDKVIAARQFSPLIVAVGEHENYLASDIPAVLPFCRNVIFLEDGDVAVLEREGVRITDLEGNPLKRAAQTINWDPASVEKCGYRHFMIKEIHEQPRAVLDTMRGRFSEETGEVFLEGLDSSYLKDINRIEALACGTSYHASLIGKYMIETIAGVPVQVDIASEFRYRNPIIDKKTLAIAVSQSGETADTSEALLEARDRGARTLGITNVLMSKIARESGGVIYTHAGPEIGVASTKAFTTQLMAFFLFSIYLGRIKKRLNKKSASDLIREAIRIPQLIQVTLKLDDYIKELAEEFFQYGNFLYLGRGINHPVAFEGALKLKEVSYIHAEGYAAGEMKHGPIALIDENMPLVLIAPDDGITYRKILGNLQEVRARRGKVIFLTSDTGAEELKGNVDRVIEVPGSHYLLSPLISVIPLQLLAYHIATLKGTDVDQPRNLAKVVTVE; encoded by the coding sequence ATGTGCGGAATAGTCGGCTACGTCGGGAATCGCGGTAAAACTGTGGGCGTTCTTCTGGAGGGCCTGACCAGGCTCGAGTACCGGGGGTACGATTCCTCTGGAATCGCGCTTATGGAGAGCGGGCGTCCGAGGGTATACAGAAGCACGGGAAAGCTTGAAAATCTGAAGAAGAAATTGAGTAAGCACGAATCTGACGGAGCCCTCGGCATAGGACACACGAGATGGGCTACTCACGGAGACGCGACTGAAAGAAACGCGCACCCCCATACCTCAGGGGGGACTTCGGTCGTGCATAACGGCATAATAGAGAATTTTGCCCGGCTCAAGAACGAGCTAATAAAAAAGGGCTACGAATTTTGCTCCGACACGGATACCGAAATCTTCGCCCATCTAATCGAGGATTTTTCAAAGAGCGGTCTGGAGTTGGAGGACGCAGTAAGGGCGGCCTTAAAAAGGGTGGAAGGCTCTTACGCCCTGGCAGTCATTTCCGAAAGGGACCCTGACAAGGTTATCGCGGCCAGACAGTTCTCCCCCCTTATAGTAGCCGTGGGCGAGCACGAGAATTACCTTGCCTCCGACATACCCGCGGTTCTTCCGTTCTGCCGTAACGTCATATTCCTTGAAGACGGCGACGTCGCCGTGCTCGAGCGCGAGGGAGTAAGGATAACGGATCTCGAGGGCAACCCGCTTAAAAGAGCAGCGCAGACCATAAACTGGGACCCCGCTTCGGTCGAAAAGTGCGGGTACCGCCATTTTATGATTAAGGAAATACACGAGCAGCCTCGGGCCGTCCTCGATACGATGCGCGGGAGGTTCTCGGAAGAGACCGGAGAGGTATTCCTCGAGGGCCTGGATAGTTCTTATCTGAAGGATATAAACAGAATAGAGGCCCTTGCGTGCGGCACGTCCTACCACGCTTCCCTCATCGGGAAATATATGATAGAAACTATTGCCGGGGTTCCGGTTCAGGTGGATATTGCCTCCGAGTTCCGGTACCGGAATCCGATCATAGATAAAAAAACGCTTGCGATAGCCGTCTCCCAGTCGGGGGAGACGGCTGACACATCGGAGGCTTTGCTTGAGGCGCGGGATCGCGGGGCCAGGACGCTTGGAATAACGAACGTGTTGATGAGCAAAATCGCCAGGGAGTCGGGCGGCGTTATTTATACGCATGCCGGGCCCGAAATCGGGGTTGCGTCCACCAAGGCGTTTACGACCCAGCTCATGGCGTTTTTCCTCTTTTCCATCTATCTCGGCAGGATTAAAAAACGGCTCAATAAAAAAAGCGCGTCTGATCTCATAAGGGAGGCGATCCGAATTCCGCAGTTGATCCAGGTGACCCTAAAGCTTGACGATTACATTAAAGAGCTTGCGGAAGAATTCTTCCAGTACGGAAATTTTTTATATCTCGGACGGGGAATAAATCATCCCGTGGCTTTCGAAGGGGCGCTTAAGCTAAAGGAAGTCTCCTACATACATGCCGAGGGCTACGCGGCGGGCGAGATGAAGCACGGCCCGATAGCGCTCATAGACGAGAATATGCCCCTCGTTTTAATCGCGCCAGATGACGGGATTACATACAGGAAAATTTTGGGTAATCTTCAGGAGGTAAGGGCCAGGAGGGGAAAGGTTATTTTCCTCACTTCCGATACCGGAGCCGAGGAACTTAAGGGTAATGTAGACAGGGTAATTGAAGTACCCGGGAGCCATTATTTGTTGAGTCCCCTTATTTCGGTAATCCCGCTTCAGCTTCTTGCCTACCACATTGCGACGTTAAAAGGCACGGATGTCGATCAG